The segment CTACCAGCCGCTGAACTTCTTCGGGGTGGTGTACCGCGAGATCAAGCAGGCGCTGATCGACGTGGAATCCATGGTGACGCTGTTGTCGGTGGACCGCGAGGTTGCCGACCGGCCGGGCGCTCCCCCGCTGGCCATCACGGGGGGCGAGCTGCGCTTCGACGGGGTGGAGTTCGGCTACGACCCGCGGCGGCCGATCCTCAAGGGGGTGAGCTTCACCGTGCCCGCCGGGCGGACGGTGGCCATCGTCGGGCCGTCCGGGGCGGGCAAATCGACCATCGGGCGGCTGCTGTTCCGCTTCTACGACGTGTCGGGCGGCGGCATCCTGATCGACGGGCAGGACATCCGTGCGGTGACCCAGCAATCGCTGCGCGGCGCCATCGGCATCGTCCCGCAGGACACGGTGCTGTTCAACGACACGGTCTACTACAACATCGCCTACGGCCGCCCCGGCGCCAGCCCGGCGGAGGTCGAGCAGGCGGCCCGGCTGGCCCACATCCACAACTTCATCATGGCGCTGCCCGACGGTTACGAGACCACGGTGGGGGAGCGCGGGCTGAAGCTGTCCGGCGGCGAGAAGCAGCGCGTCGCCATCGCCCGCACCATCCTGAAGAACCCGGCGATTCTGCTGTTCGACGAGGCGACCTCGGCGCTCGACACCCACACCGAACGGGAGATCCAGGCGAACCTGCGCGAGGTCAGCCGGGGCCGGACCACGCTGGTCATCGCGCACCGCCTGTCCACCGTGATCGACGCCGACGAGATCCTGGTGATGGAGGCCGGGCGTGTGATCGAACGGGGACGCCACATGGAACTGCTGTCGCGCGGCGGCGCCTATGCCGCATTGTGGGCGCGGCAGCAGGAATCCTCACAAGGGCCGGAACCGGTTCCGGAAGTCCTCGCCCCCACTTAACCTCATCATCACGACGGAGCATCCCTTTGGGACCGGTACGGCAGGCGCTGCGCGAGGCGACCCGCGACATTCATGAACGGCTGGACCGGGCGGCGGTCCTGCGCCCGCTGACCAGCCCGACGATCACCGTGGACGAATACCGCGACGCCCTGATCGCCCTGCACGGCTTCAACGCCCCCATCGAGCGGGCGCTGGGCGAGGGGGCCGAGCGGCTGGACCTGCTGCGCGCCGATCTGGCCGAGCTGGGGGTGGACGCGGACTCATTGCCGGTGGCCGGGTCGCTGCCGGCGCTGGACGGCCTGCCGGCGCGGCTGGCGGCGCGCTACGTGCTGGACGGCTCCGCCCATGGCGGGCGGGCGATGCTGCCCAACGTCACCCGCGCGCTGGGCTTCGACGCCACGCGCGGGGCGCGCTTCCTGGCCTCGGCCGGGATCGACATGGCCGGCCGGTGGAAGGCGCTGCTCGCCCGGCTGGAGAGCGATCTGGAGGCGCCCGAGTCGGTGCAGGCGGCCTGCGCCACGGCGGTCGCCCTGTTCGCCGCGCTGGAGGTCTGGCTGGACGGGCTGGCGGCGAAGGCGGCGTGACGCTTACAGGGGCCGGCGGATCGACGCAGCGGATCGACCCAGTGTTCGACGAGGGGCTTCACCGCGCCCGCCGCGCCCGCTAGGTTCCCTGCATGACCACCGCTCCCGCCCTCAACACCCCCGCCGCGCTCGCCGACGCGGTGCTGCGGGGTGACCGCCGCGCGCTCGCCCGCGCCATCACGCTGATCGAATCGACCCGGCGCGACCACCGTGCCCAGGCCGACGCCCTGCTGGAGACTTTGCTGCCCCACACCGGCAATTCGGTGCGGGTGGGCATTTCCGGCGTGCCGGGGGTGGGCAAGTCGACCTTCATTGAGGCGTTCGGGCAGCACGTCATCGCGCGGGGGCACAAGGTGGCGGTGCTGGCCATCGACCCGTCGTCGCAGCGCACCGGCGGCTCCATCCTGGGCGACAAGACCCGCATG is part of the Azospirillum baldaniorum genome and harbors:
- a CDS encoding biliverdin-producing heme oxygenase, producing MGPVRQALREATRDIHERLDRAAVLRPLTSPTITVDEYRDALIALHGFNAPIERALGEGAERLDLLRADLAELGVDADSLPVAGSLPALDGLPARLAARYVLDGSAHGGRAMLPNVTRALGFDATRGARFLASAGIDMAGRWKALLARLESDLEAPESVQAACATAVALFAALEVWLDGLAAKAA